A window of Drosophila santomea strain STO CAGO 1482 chromosome X, Prin_Dsan_1.1, whole genome shotgun sequence genomic DNA:
ATCAACGAGATGGGCCAAAAGGAGCCCCGGGAGCGGGACAAGAAGCTGAAGGAGCTGCTCGTTAAGAGCTTCCCCGTCGTTCGGGTCAAGTCACTGCGTCCCGTGGTCATGGCCATACTAAGGAATACCCAGCACATCGATGACAAGTACCTAAAAATCCTCGTGAGGGATCGTGAACTGTATGCGGACACGGATACGGAAGTTAAGCGGCAGATATGGCGTGATAATCAATCGCTATTTGGTGACGAGGTGTCACCTCTGCTCTCACAATATATTCGCGAGAAGGAGCACATCCTGTTCGATCACACCAACCTGAATAATCTGTTCTTCCAGCCAACGCCCAAGGTGCGAAGGCAGGGTGAAGTGGTCcaaaagttggccaacatGATTGGCACAAGTGTCAAGCTGTACGATATGGTGCTGCAGTTCCTGCGCACTCTATTCCTGCGCACCCGCAATGTCCACTATTGCACACTGCGTGCAGAGCTACTGATGGCCTTACACGATCTCGAGGTGCAGGAGATCATCTCGATAGATCCCTGTCACAAGTTCACCTGGTGCTTGGACGCCTGTATAAGGGAGAAGAATGTGGACATTAAACGTTCGCGGGAGCTCCAGGGATTTCTTGACAACATCAAGCGCGGCCAGGAGCAGGTCCTGGGTGATCTGTCCATGACTTTGTGCGATCCGTATGCCATCAACTTCCTGGCCACGTCGGCCATCAAGATATTGCATCACTTGATCAACAACGAGGGCATGCCCCGTGACAATCAGATACTCATCCTGCTGCTGAGGATGCTGGCCTTGGGTTTAAGTGCCTGGGTGATGATCGATTCGCAGGACTTTAAGGAGCCCAAACTGGACTGCCAGGTGGTCACCAAGTTTTTGCCCGCCCTCATGTCGTTAATGGTAGACGACCAGTGCCGCAGCTTGCACGCCAAACTACCGCCGGACGAGCGTGAGTCTGCGCTGACCACCATTGAGCACTCGGGACCAGCACCGGATGCCGTGGAGGCGTACATTCAAGAGAGTTCCGTGGCCAGCATATTGGCCATGTACTATACGCTGCACACGGCACGCCTGAAGGATCGCGTTGGTGTGCTGCGCGTTCTGGCCATTCTGTCCGCTTGTAAGGACGACCGCGCGTACGAGGATCCCTTCCTGCATTCTCTGGTAAGCAGTTATATCAGACTTACTATTTACATTTCTAACTCCATTGCTTGCCTGTACAGATTGCCCTACTCATACCCATGAGCGAGGAGTTTGCCACGGAGGACTTCTGCACCACGCTCTTCGACGAGTTCATCTTTGCCGGACTGACGCGCGAGAATGTGACCTCCCGTCACATGCTGAAACTGCTGTGGTATGTGCACAATAAGCTGCCCGCCGGTCGTTTGGCCACATTGATGAAGGCCATGCAGCCGACGACGGCCCACAACGAGCACATCCACAAGTTGTACGAAACGCTGCAGGAGAGGATCGGAACCGGGGCGGCTGAGACGCCGGTTATTGAGGCGCCGCCCATGGAATTCGATTCGCCGCTAAAGAGCGTGCCCACGCCAGGACCGCACTATAATGTCCAATAGCTAGAGGCACCGGCAGTCGCACCACCAGCGGCTGTCGTCGGATGATGGTTATTAGtgatcatgatgatgatgatgatgagcgAGGTTCATTTATGTGGCCACCTTATATACTTCTTTGAGCGGCCGGCGGGATGGCAATCCCCAATTAGCATGCATGCGCAAATCATAATTCTACTGTTTAGTCTAAGTCTGCGACCGAGCAATCGGATAtagtttacatatttacagATGTATGGCTTTGTTGGCAGGCAACAATCGGTTGTCGCTGgctattatatatattatatattactGTTACGCTAGTGTAACGATCGATACTAGTACACAATATAGAGTACAAATCTAAGGCAATGTTTTCTTTCGGTTTCTAGGTTTTTAGAAGGAATATTGGTTTCAATTTTTACTCAACTTTAATGATTTGCATAACTGACGTTTCTTTCGGACAGGAAGAGTACAAAGGTCCTAATGTAATTCGGTATAAAAGGTTTTACAATTAACGCTTATAGCTTAGGGAAATACACACAATTAAGGAGGTTTATTAGGGATAGGAGTCTTTCGTCTCATGTCTGCTCTGTTTCAGCGGCTTTGGCACTGGAAACTGGAGCAGATCCCGCTACGGAGGCGGCAGGAGATGTGGAAGCAGCCCCACCGGAAGTGGACGCTGGCGAAACTTCCACGGGAGAGGTATCCAACGGAGGTAGTGAAGATGAGGCCGACAGAAGATCATCATCTATGCAGACGGTGGGCGAGTCTAGAGTTTGTATCTCTGGCGAGAGACTAGGTGCAGGCTGTGGCACAGACAGCGATGACGAGgatgacgacgatgaggaCGAACCGGAACCGGAGGTTGAGGATGATGAACCTGATGAAGAAAGTGAGCTGCTGGTTCTGGTGGTTGTCGTAGTGCTTGTGCCCGTTGTCGCAGCCGCTGGTGATCCTGatccaccagcagcagccactgcTGTTGCACCATCTTTTTCTGCCACCTCCTCACCGGTTGCCTCATCTCCGATGGCGCCTGACCTGGGAGATGAACCCGCTGAAGAGGCCGCTTTCGGCTGTGGCGGAGCGGGTGTGGCAAAGATATCCTTTTGCCTCTCCGACTTGCACTCCCTTAGCAGCTCCGCGTACTCCGAGTGCAGGCGATTCCATTCGGAATGCGGCTTCAGCGTATCCAGAACGCACTGCATTAACTCCAACTTTGGCACGAActagaaagagagagaaaagtACTGATAGTATAAACAACGCGATCACATATAGATAGACCACTCTCACCTGTGATAGTCCCGGCTCCGGCATGCTGAGCAGATCGTCCAGGAACACACGCATTCGCTTCTCGGAGCCGTGAGTGGCCAGCTGGAACGTGAGCATCTTGTGCCAGTGCTGCAGTTCATCCAGCGACTGGAGCGCCTCGCACAACTTGATCTGGTTTTCGATGAACCTGATTTTTGCGCTCTGCTGCCAGCTCTCCGAATGCCTCCTAAAATATATACAGATATTTCGTTTAGAATCTTTGGTTTACATGGGGATGAATGGTTAGCACTTACAACTCCATGCTACCAGTGAAACTAAAGTAATTCTGACTGCTGGCCTGCATGCTGAGGAGCGGAAACTTCTGCTGCATTTGGTCCATGTCCCTGGGCAGTGTGCCCCTAATTCCATGGTACATGATCGCATCCTTGGTGGCCAGCACCAGCCACGATTGCAGGCTCGTCGAGTACGAATACGAGTTGCCACTGGGGAAACCAATCAAGGGCATTCCCTGATTCGTAACCGAGAACTGCACGGCCGTGCCATGCTTGTTTAGCAGCTCCAGGCAGCCGGCCGCCAGGCTGATGACCTTCTTGGCGATATCCCATATCCGCAGCAATCCGCACTCGGTCAGCACGCCCACCAAACTGTTGTCCGGACTCTGGAATGAATGGCAGTTAGTAAAAGTAGCTTAAGATTCCAATTATCGCGACTGGATTGTGTGGCTTTCTCAAGTCAACAATCAAGTCGTGATATATAGGCTGCTTTATAAAAATGCTAGTTATCCGGACTCACAAAGGCGCAATGCACTGCGGAACTGGTCAGCGAGATGGCGGGAAAGACTGGACAGCCCGTCTCCATGGAAATTAGTCGCATGCTCCCATCCAGAGAGCACAGCATGGCGTACTTTCCACACAGATTCAGATTGACCAGCGGAGATCCAACGTAGAATTCCCAAAGCATTTCCTTCGAATCCGATGCAGTCACCTTGGCCAGCATACCGTGTTGTGTCTTTAGATGGCCATTCGAGACATGCAGACGATAGTCCAGAGCGGCCTTCACGAACTCACTCTTTCCGGTGGCCGTGACATTGAGATTGCTGGGACCACTGGTGCTACTTTGGTGCTCCTCAAGCCGTGGAGAGCGTGGCAACTCATTGGTCTGGCCGGGATCAAAGGGCAGTGATTGACGGCGCTGGCTGGCGGGTTGGGTTTTCAATCTGGAATCCAAGCGACCCAGATCCGATTTACTAACCAATGGCTCCAATGGCATCAGCGGCGTGGCAGCGCTCTCCGTTGGAGCAGCAGACGAGACCGCTCCGGCTGCTGCCGAGCAAGAAGTTAAAGCTGCTGTGGCCGATCCACTGCTCGACACTATGTTCATGCTCAGCGATGTGGGTCCATCTTCGTGGAGAGGTATAAACATGGGAGTGATTCTGCGTTTGCCATCCTTTGTTCTCGTTTCCGTTTGCTTGCTTATGGGTCGCTGGTTGGCCTCGCTGTTGTTATTGAGTGGGAATTTAGTGGGCTTGTCGCCCTGAGGCAGCAGCAATCTCTGCGGATGCTCCAAGAGCGGTGCATGCTTGCCCAGAACATTGACATAGTTCTGGCCATACATCTTGCGTATAATGGCATTCTTTTCATCCTCGGAAATGGCCTTGCCAAGTTCCTCTTCGGTGAACTTTAGGCAGGCTACGCTGCCATCGCCACTGCAGGCCATCAGCAGGCATTCCTTGGGGCCCCAGGACAAATCGAGTATGCTATCGTTGAACAGCTCATGGATGACAATCATGGGTCGCTGCAGGGCGGTCATCCAAACGGATAGCGAACGATCGCGCGAGCCCACAGCCAGGCAGCAGTATTGCAAGGGTTTGCTGGGACTGCCATCGTTATCCTGGCGCCTCAGTATCGAATTGTGAAACCTAACGCACGTAACCGCCTTGCGATGACCCACGAAATCCTTATCGCACTTCCAGCCCTCACGCTCAATAATCTGGGCGGTGGGTCCGCCGCCATTCATCGCATGTGCGGACACCAGATACTGGCCATCCGGTGACCAGGACAGTCTCAAGATATGCGTTGTACCGCCGCACTCCTCGAACGGTTCGGTTATCGTGTGCGATAGATTCCAGTCCGTGGTGTTCCAGATCTTGATGCTCCGATCATCCGATTGTGAGGCCAAAAAGCGACCCAACGGATCCCAGGAGACGCCCTTCACCAGACCAGTGTGTCCTTTCAGCGTGGCCACCGAATGTGGAAATGCCTGGGCATCCCAGATGATCACCGTGTTGTCAATGCTGCAGCTGGCCAAATAGACATCGTTGGGTGACCAGGCCAAATCGAGAACATCGCCATCATGACCGCGCAGTGTGTAGAAGCATTTCCACGATTCGTGATTCTTTTGCATGCCGCCGGTGCCGAAAACACCACTCGAACCGGCAGACTTGCGCCAGATCATGATGAGCTTATCGTCGGATCCCGAGGCCAGATTCTGACCATTTTGCGACCAGCGCACGCAGTTGACACAGGCCAAATGCTGGTCCATTTGGCACAACATCTTCGGTACGTCCGCATCGCATTCCGCCTTGTCGGAGAGCACCGGCAGCAGATTCCAGATGACCACTCGTCCGCAATCGCTGCCCTGGCCGCCAGTGGCGAATTTCGTGCAATCCTGATGGATATCCACCGAGAATATCTGTTTGTCTGCCGGTCAAAACATGGGGTTGGATTTAATCTGGACTCACCAATTGGAAAAGCCGGCTTTTACGGTTTTGCCGCATTTAGCGCACTTACCATCGTGATGCACCCAAGCCGGCTTAAGGAGCCGCATTTACGATTTACTTCTAAATGTTAGCTTAAGAGTGCAATAAAGTTGAGATGaagttaagtttattttatgaCTAAAATTGTTGATAAACTACCGCTATATCGGTATCGGTAACGATACCCGTCACTTCTTCCCTATCGTCATCGATAGGCACTGTTATCGTTGCCGAGCTATTTGTTTCGATAACGTGCTGGTCATCAAATGGTCACACTGAAAAGGGCgggaaattttcaaatatattgAAATGGCATATTTATGGCTTGCAGTTATAAGTACTTTGCAAGTCACTAAGAAATGTTAGTTCTCTAAAAACAGCACATATGTTGTTTCAATATATGCAATTTCAATTCTGCATCATTCTTATTAGCAAAGACCGCCTTTTGTTATAAATTCTTGTGCctaaattacaaatatcaaAGTTTGTAGATTGTGTTAGAAAAACCCTGGGCATTTCTTTGTTCAGACCTCGTAAAAGTtatcattttttatatttaaattatagcTCCTCCTTTTTAAGGCACCTTGCACGCTATTGGACCCactttttttagtttatttttttcataaCTCGGTGGGTGGAGTGAAACTAACGAAAGGAAACGAACAACGGCAATAACGCCGAAAGTTTTCCTAAGCGCTCGACTGCCATTGGTCTCCTTCTATttcgtgggcgtggctggggaAAATGGAATGGGGGTGTTAAGTTGGTGGGCAGCAAATGAATCAAAACAAGACTAATATTTTGAGAAGACGAACGCCAAGTTTATCCAGCGATTTAGCTGCGAAATTGCTTTTACAAAATGTTCATTCATTTGCTTAATTTGCATGCGTGGCAATTGTCATTCAAAATATGTTGTTTGCccaattgtttgtttgccttgtcAGTTTGGGGAGGGGTGTATTCAATTCATACAATGCAAATCTCAAGCCGCCAATTGACTGGCAATCCAAACTGTCTCAATAAAGTGAAAAGCGAAATCACTTTACCTGGGACAATTTGCAATCCAACGCATCTGTCGCCGGCAACATGTGGCGCCAATGATGTCCCTCTAACGGTCCCCTTCCCCTTTCACTGAGTTTTCCCACCGATTTTTCCCActccccctttttttcccACCCCATTGCTGAATGCCACTTGACAATTGTCAACAAAGCGCACGTAAAGCGATTACAGTCTGCGTGAGTGCAGGGACATGgaaatggatgtggaagtggaaatgggtgtggatgtggaaatGGTTGGTTGGATCCTGCTCCTGGGATTCCTACTCCATGGATATCTTTTGTGATACACTGTGTGTATCTGACGGATATTTGCCAAATCCGACGCCAGCGGCACTTAAGCTGCTCAAGATTGTTCGCATTGTCAGGATTGCTGGCTGGGTTTTCACGCAGGCCAGAGAAAATGCAGATAAACTcaacaaaagtattttaaaatctaaaaaatattaaataaattatttactttacaGGATGATATTTAAGAATGACAGCCACATGCCTAAATTctaaaacattttacaataAAAGCACCAACGCCCAAacagaaaatacatttttaatttaattaatgcaaaagtCCAGCGAATGAAAAGTTTCAAATATCCCGCCCACTAATTCATTAGCCGCATATTTTTATtccggtttttggcccaaaaaaaaataaaagggaaagaaaaaagaaatctTTTCTGGGCCTGAGCCCAAAATcaaaccaacaacaaaaagctCTCGCGCGTTTGCCTTGATTGTCCTTGATGGATGGATGAAATGGATGGATGATGGACGTTCCACCAACCGCAGGAACACCACTCATAATGCAGAGTGGTGAAAGTAGAGTGGAGAATGGAGGGTGGCAATGCGGCGCTAAAAGCAAATGACAATCGGCGAAGGGAGCGGCAAACATTTAGCAAAACGACAAGAAACAAAgtttaaaatctaaaaaaaaaaattgaaattgaaacgGGCTAAAGGGGAGGGGGTGAGGGGGTGAGGGGGGGTCTAAGAACGGTGGTACATTGCAATTTacatgcaaacaaacaaataagccCAGCCAGCCCAGtcaaccacccaccaccactcAACGTATGGCCTTCCCTTTCGCACCGCTTTGTTTGCATTCACcaccccaaccacccaaccaccaaACCACCTCAAACCTTCTGTCTGTCTCACCGTctgtatgtgtatgtgcatgtgtatgGGTGCAACATTTCAATCAACGCTCGAgtgaaatgttaaaaaaaaatcataataaaaGCAAGGATAATATGGCAAGCGAGTGGTTTGGCGGCTGGGTggtgggtgagtgggtggtgcggAGGAAGTGGTGCCGCCGCCCAAGCGGAAATGGATGCGCATCACAAAAGTAGCACAAATTGTGTGGCATTGTGGCATGTGTGTGAGACGTTGCAAGCGGTGTACGAGTATCTTGCTCGtctttaaattgttaaaaagcacgtaactataactataaatttacttttaaactACTTTCAAACTTCGATGGATCACTACTATGTCAAAATATAATTctagaatttatatattcatcGACATGAGAACATATTATGATTTTTCTactaatacaaatatacatCTGTTACAATAGTTCAGTTCCCAAATTCATTTGCTAACCAAGATCAGTGTTTCTATGTTCTAAAATGCTGAATGCTTTCTTCTGGCCGCCCAAAGTTGCAAGTTTTGCGAGGGGATTCCCCACTGCAACAGCCGCTGTTACACGCCGTAAAACCAGGTCCCTTTTTCCCGCACGGATTGCCATAACAACCGACCACCGAGATGTATTTAAAATCTCGAGCAGAGTTGGACTTTCGGTCCAACcaaaaa
This region includes:
- the LOC120455680 gene encoding negative elongation factor B, producing MIMSTPAKNNNGTGLEDVNIPGQAYLREALTSCTDPLKAIESFQLENGVLLPSLRPMLPLLDLHGVRRLDFHTSLMEELRDKLIAHINEMGQKEPRERDKKLKELLVKSFPVVRVKSLRPVVMAILRNTQHIDDKYLKILVRDRELYADTDTEVKRQIWRDNQSLFGDEVSPLLSQYIREKEHILFDHTNLNNLFFQPTPKVRRQGEVVQKLANMIGTSVKLYDMVLQFLRTLFLRTRNVHYCTLRAELLMALHDLEVQEIISIDPCHKFTWCLDACIREKNVDIKRSRELQGFLDNIKRGQEQVLGDLSMTLCDPYAINFLATSAIKILHHLINNEGMPRDNQILILLLRMLALGLSAWVMIDSQDFKEPKLDCQVVTKFLPALMSLMVDDQCRSLHAKLPPDERESALTTIEHSGPAPDAVEAYIQESSVASILAMYYTLHTARLKDRVGVLRVLAILSACKDDRAYEDPFLHSLIALLIPMSEEFATEDFCTTLFDEFIFAGLTRENVTSRHMLKLLWYVHNKLPAGRLATLMKAMQPTTAHNEHIHKLYETLQERIGTGAAETPVIEAPPMEFDSPLKSVPTPGPHYNVQ
- the LOC120455678 gene encoding protein HIRA homolog codes for the protein MRLLKPAWVHHDDKQIFSVDIHQDCTKFATGGQGSDCGRVVIWNLLPVLSDKAECDADVPKMLCQMDQHLACVNCVRWSQNGQNLASGSDDKLIMIWRKSAGSSGVFGTGGMQKNHESWKCFYTLRGHDGDVLDLAWSPNDVYLASCSIDNTVIIWDAQAFPHSVATLKGHTGLVKGVSWDPLGRFLASQSDDRSIKIWNTTDWNLSHTITEPFEECGGTTHILRLSWSPDGQYLVSAHAMNGGGPTAQIIEREGWKCDKDFVGHRKAVTCVRFHNSILRRQDNDGSPSKPLQYCCLAVGSRDRSLSVWMTALQRPMIVIHELFNDSILDLSWGPKECLLMACSGDGSVACLKFTEEELGKAISEDEKNAIIRKMYGQNYVNVLGKHAPLLEHPQRLLLPQGDKPTKFPLNNNSEANQRPISKQTETRTKDGKRRITPMFIPLHEDGPTSLSMNIVSSSGSATAALTSCSAAAGAVSSAAPTESAATPLMPLEPLVSKSDLGRLDSRLKTQPASQRRQSLPFDPGQTNELPRSPRLEEHQSSTSGPSNLNVTATGKSEFVKAALDYRLHVSNGHLKTQHGMLAKVTASDSKEMLWEFYVGSPLVNLNLCGKYAMLCSLDGSMRLISMETGCPVFPAISLTSSAVHCAFSPDNSLVGVLTECGLLRIWDIAKKVISLAAGCLELLNKHGTAVQFSVTNQGMPLIGFPSGNSYSYSTSLQSWLVLATKDAIMYHGIRGTLPRDMDQMQQKFPLLSMQASSQNYFSFTGSMELRHSESWQQSAKIRFIENQIKLCEALQSLDELQHWHKMLTFQLATHGSEKRMRVFLDDLLSMPEPGLSQFVPKLELMQCVLDTLKPHSEWNRLHSEYAELLRECKSERQKDIFATPAPPQPKAASSAGSSPRSGAIGDEATGEEVAEKDGATAVAAAGGSGSPAAATTGTSTTTTTRTSSSLSSSGSSSSTSGSGSSSSSSSSSSLSVPQPAPSLSPEIQTLDSPTVCIDDDLLSASSSLPPLDTSPVEVSPASTSGGAASTSPAASVAGSAPVSSAKAAETEQT